A single genomic interval of Streptomyces sp. 1222.5 harbors:
- a CDS encoding molybdenum cofactor biosysynthesis protein, which produces MPHVEILQLLVSPVHRLAGRPGDGMPELPPGELVGTAEVRAGLGIVGDRYFNHPAHRNASITLMAAERIPRPGPHEADLLRTRRNVLLRGVDIDAYIGATVYLDCGSGPVDLAVRSAARPCAWMDTTVGPGAQRALRGGGGVRCRPLTDGVLAVGPAVFGVREPAPAPGTRLTTG; this is translated from the coding sequence GTGCCGCACGTCGAAATCCTCCAGCTGCTGGTCTCGCCGGTCCACCGGCTGGCGGGCCGGCCCGGCGACGGGATGCCCGAGCTGCCGCCCGGCGAGCTGGTCGGCACCGCCGAGGTGCGCGCGGGACTGGGCATCGTCGGGGACCGGTACTTCAACCACCCCGCCCACCGCAACGCGTCGATCACCCTGATGGCCGCCGAACGGATCCCGCGACCGGGCCCGCACGAGGCTGACCTGCTGCGGACCCGGCGCAACGTCCTGCTGCGCGGCGTCGACATCGACGCCTACATCGGTGCGACCGTCTACCTCGACTGCGGCTCGGGACCGGTCGACCTGGCGGTGCGCAGCGCGGCCCGGCCGTGCGCCTGGATGGACACCACCGTCGGCCCCGGCGCGCAGCGCGCCCTGCGCGGCGGTGGGGGAGTCCGCTGCCGGCCGCTGACCGACGGCGTCCTCGCGGTGGGGCCGGCCGTGTTCGGCGTACGGGAACCTGCCCCGGCCCCGGGGACACGACTCACTACCGGATGA